TCGCGGTGCCCATGCTGACCGACAGCGACACCGCGACGATCAGCGTGTTCGAGATCAAATTGCCGACGACGGGCAACAGGCCCGCGATGAACGTGACGAGCACGAGCGTCTTCGACAGCGGCAGCCGCTGATGGAAGATCGGCAGCGCGACGAGCAGGTAAAGCGCCGTGAAGAACGCATTGAGCGCCGAGATCTTGATCTGCGCGAACACGATCCGGCGGAACGAATCGGAGAAGCGCGAGATCCGCGCGACGAGCGCGGTCGACAGCGGCTGGCGCAGCTTGTGGCGATCGACGCCGATCGCGATCATCGCGCCGATGATCATTCCGAACAGCACGTGCCCGAAGCCGCGCGCGACGCTCTTGCCGCCTTGCTGCAACTGATCCATGTGCTTGTTCATCAGGCCGGTCGCCTTCGCGCGCATCTGCTCGGCGTCGACGGGCAGCAGGTTCGAGATCCACTCGGGCGTGCGCGTGCGCGCCTGATCGACGATCTGCATCACCTGGCCGAGCAGGTTCTGCGCGTTCGGCACCGTATGCTCGAAATGCTCGATGACCGCGATCGTGAGGCCCGCGAGGCCGCCGACGATCGCGGCCGACAGCAGCACGACCGCGACCCAGCGCGCGCGCTGGCTCGACATGTGGCGCTCGATCGCGGGCGCGATCATGTGGACGAGCTGATAGACGAGGAGGCCGGCGAGGAGGCCGCCGAGCAGCTTCAGGTGCAGGACGAGCCACAGGCCGAAGAGGGCGAGGAGGTAGCTGCCGATCTCGATCGCCGAAAGCTTCGGCAGGCTGAAATCGCTCGTCAGCCGGACGCTGCGCAAGTGCGGTTCCCGCGTTTGCGGCTCGCGCGTCGGCTCAGATTGCTTCTCCATGACTATCCCTGTATTCGGAGGCTACTCGGCGCGCTTGTGGCCGTAAGCGGGCGTAACCTTGTATCGCCGCGAGTATAGCAACGATTATCGACCGAAATATTAGGATGTTGTAAGGAAGAATTTGGCGTCGTATCGGCCGCGGCGGCCGCCCGCGTTCGCCCGGGCGGCCGCATTCCACTTACTTTTTGCGCTTGAGGAGCGGCGCGAGGTACTTGCCGGTGAAGCTCGCCTTCGTTTTCGCGACCTGCTCGGGCGTGCCCTGCGCGATGATCTGGCCGCCACCCGCGCCGCCTTCCGGCCCGAGGTCGATCACCCAGTCGGCCGTCTTGATCACGTCGAGGTTGTGCTCGATGATCACGACCGTGTTGCCCTGGTCGCGCAGCCGGTGGATCACCTCGAGCAAGAGCGCGATGTCGTGGAAGTGCAGGCCGGTCGTCGGTTCGTCGAGGATGTAGAGCGTGCGGCCCGTGTCGCGCTTGGACAGCTCCAGCGACAGCTTCACGCGCTGCGCCTCGCCGCCCGAGAGCGTCGTCGCCGACTGGCCGAGGCGGATGTATCCCAGGCCGACGTCGAGCAGCGTCTTCAGCTTGCGCGCGACGACGGGCACCGCGTTGAAGAACTCGTACGCGTGCTCGACCGTCATGTCGAGCACCTCGCTGATGTTCTTGCCCTTGTACTGCACCTCGAGCGTCTCGCGGTTGTAGCGCTTGCCGTGGCACACGTCGCACGGCACGTAGACGTCCGGCAGGAAGTGCATCTCGACCTTCAGCACGCCGTCGCCCTGGCACGATTCGCAGCGCCCGCCCTTCACGTTGAACGAGAAGCGGCCGGGATCGTAGCCGCGCTCCTTCGACGCGGGCACGCCCGCGAACAGCTCGCGGATCGGCGTGAACAGGCCCGTGTAGGTGGCCGGATTCGAGCGCGGCGTGCGGCCGATCGGCGATTGATCGACGTTGATGACTTTGTCGAAGTGCTCGAGGCCCTCGATCGATTCGTGCGGCGCGGGTTCCGTCGCCGAGCCGTACAGGTGGCGCGCGACCGCGTTGTACAGCGTGTCGTTGATGAGCGTCGACTTGCCGGAGCCCGACACGCCGGTGATGCAGGTCAAGAGGCCGACCGGCAGATCGAGATCGACGTGCTTCAGGTTGTTGCCGTGCGCGTCGACGATGCGCAGCATCCGCTGCGCATCGGGCGAGATCCGCTCGTCCGGATATTCGATCGTGCGCTTGCCGACGAGATACTGGCCCGTGAGCGAATCGCCGTTCGCCTGGACCTGCTTCGGCGTGCCTTCGGCGACGACCACGCCGCCGTGCTCGCCCGCGCCGGGGCCCATGTCGACGACGTAATCGGCCGTGCGGATCATGTCTTCGTCGTGCTCGACGACGATCACCGAGTTGCCGAGGTCGCGCAGGTGCTTGAGCGTGCCGATCAGGCGATCGTTGTCGCGCTGGTGCAGGCCGATCGACGGCTCGTCGAGCACGTACATCACGCCGGTCAGGCCCGAGCCGATCTGCGACGCGAGCCGGATGCGCTGCGCCTCGCCGCCCGACAGCGTCTCGGCGCTGCGCTCGAGCGACAGGTAGTCGAGACCGACGTTGTTCAGGAACGTGAGCCGCGCGACGATTTCCTTGATCACCTTGTCGGCGATCTCGCGCTTCGCGCCGTCGAGCGTCAAGCCGTCGAAGTAGCCGAGCGCGTCGCGCAGCGGCCAGCCGCTCACTTCGTAGATCGCGCGCGCGTAGTCGCCCTGGCCGACGCGCACGAAGCGCGCCTCGCGGCGCAGGCGCGTGCCGTCGCACGACGGGCACGGCTGGTTGTTCTGGTACTTCGCGAGCTCCTCGCGCACGGCGGCCGAATCGGTCTCGCGGTAGCGGCGCTCGAGATTCGGGATGATCCCTTCGAACACGTGCTCGCGGATCGTCGTGCGGCCGCGCTCGTTGATGTACGAGAACGGGATCGTCTGCTTGCCGGAGCCGTACAGCAGGATCTTCCTGATCTTCTCGGGCAGATCCTCGAACGCGGTGTCGATATCGAAATCGTAGAACGCCGCGAGGCTTTGCAGCATCTGGAAGTAGAACTGGTTGCGCCGGTCCCAGCCCTTCACCGCGCCCGCGGCGAGCGACAGCGACGGGTGCGCGACGACCCGCTTCGGATCGAAGAACGTGATCTGGCCGAGGCCGTCGCATTCCGGGCACGCGCCCATCGGGTTGTTGAACGAGAACAGGCGCGGCTCGAGTTCCTGCAGCGAGTACGAGCACACCGGGCACGCGAACTTCGAGCTGAACAGGTGTTCGCGGTCCGTATCCATCTCGAGCGCGATCGCGCGGCCATCGGCGAGGCGCAGCGCGGTCTCGAACGATTCGGCGAGCCGCTGCTTCATGTCCGCGCGCACCTTCAGGCGATCGACGACGACGTCGATCGTGTGCTTGTCGTTCTTCTTGAGCTTCGGCAGCGAATCGACTTCGTAGATCTTCGCGACGCCTTCGTTCGCCGCGCCGCCGCCCGAGCGCACGCGAAAGCGCACGAAGCCCTGCGCCTGCATCTCGTCGAACAGCTCCGCGTGCTCGCCCTTGCGGTTCGCGACGACGGGCGCGAGGATCATCAGCTTGGTTTCCTCCGGCAGCGCGAGCGCCGCGTCGACCATCTGCGACACGCTTTGCGCCTCGAGCGGAATTTCGTGATCCGGGCAGTACGGCGTGCCGACCCGTGCGTACAAAAGCCGCAGGTAGTCGTGGATTTCGGTGACGGTGCCGACCGTCGAGCGCGGATTGTGCGACGTCGCCTTCTGCTCGATCGAGATCGCGGGCGACAGGCCCTCGATCAGGTCGACGTCCGGTTTCTCCATCAACTGCAGGAACTGGCGCGCGTACGCCGACAGGCTTTCGACGTAGCGCCGCTGCCCTTCGGCGTACAGCGTGTCGAACGCGAGCGACGATTTGCCCGAGCCGGACAGCCCGGTAATCACGATCAGCTTGTGCCGCGGAAGGTCGAGATTGACGTTCTTCAGGTTGTGGGTGCGCGCCCCACGGATACGAATTTGTTCCATGAACCCGGCGGAAGACGAGAGAACCAAACCTGCTACTATAACGACTTTTCGAGTCCGTCGTTTCAGGCTCCCAACCAATTCCCGCGCCCCCGGCAGCGGGCTTTCGCGACGCCCGGGCCGCAGCAGGGCGGCGCGCGGCGGCAGGCGGCCGGCCCGGATCATCCGCCGCCCGGCGGCGGGCGGACCACCGATTCATTCGAACACACGCCCGATGTCCAATCCGTCCGCTACCTCCACTCGCATGAGCGCGCCCGAGCTGCGCGCGACCACGTCGCTCGCGGCGATCTTCGCGCTGCGCATGCTCGGCCTGTTCATGATCATGCCGGTGTTCTCCGTCTACGCGAAGACGATTCCCGGCGGCGACAATGTCGTGCTCGTCGGCATCGCGCTCGGCGCTTACGGCGTCACGCAATCGCTTCTTTACATCTTCTACGGCTGGGCGTCGGACAAGTTCGGGCGCAAGCCGGTGATCGCGGCGGGGCTCTTGATCTTCGCGCTCGGCAGCTTCGTCGCGGCGTTCGCGCACGACATCACGTGGATCATCGTCGGCCGGGTCATCCAGGGAATGGGGGCGGTATCGTCGGCGGTGCTCGCGTTCATCGCCGATTTGACGTCCGAGCACAACCGGACCAAGGCGATGGCGATGGTGGGCGGCTCGATCGGCGTGTCGTTCGCGGTCGCGATCGTCGGCGCGCCGATCGTGTTCCACTGGGTTGGGATGAGCGGGCTCTTCGCGATCGTCGGCGCGTTGTCGGTTGTCGCGATCGGCGTCGTGCTGTGGGTCGTGCCGGATGCGCCGCGGCCCGTGCACGTGCCCGCGCCGTTCGCCGAGGTGCTGCACAACGTCGAGCTGCTGCGGCTGAACTTCGGCGTGCTCGTGCTGCACGCGACGCAGACAGCATTGTTCCTCGTCGTGCCGCGCCTGCTCGTCGACGGCGGGCTGCCCGTCGCGTCGCACTGGCAGGTCTATCTGCCGGTGATGGGGCTCGCGTTCGTGATGATGGTGCCGGCGATCATCGTCGCGGAAAAACAGGGCAAGATGAAGCCCGTGCTGTTGGGCGGAATTGCGGCTATCCTGATCGGCCAGCTTTTGCTCGGCATGGCAACGCATACGATATTGATTGTCGCGGCAATCCTGTTCATCTACTTCCTGGGCTTCAACATTCTGGAGGCGTCGCAGCCGTCGCTCGTGTCGAAGCTCGCGCCCGGTTCGCGCAAGGGCGCGGCCACGGGCGTGTACAACACGACGCAATCGATCGGGCTCGCGCTCGGCGGCGTCGTGGGCGGCGTGCTGCTGAAGCACGGCGGCCCGGACACGGTGTTCTTCGCGTGCTCGGCGCTCGTAGCCGTGTGGCTTATAATCGCGGCCGGCATGAAACAGCCGCCGCGCAAAGCCTGACACGCGAACGCCCTTCGAAGCGCGCGGCGTGCTCCGGTCCGGCACATGCCGGGCCGATGAAGCCCTGAACGGTTTTGCCGCGCTGTTTGGCATTGAATCAACTGGAGAAACACATGGCATCCGTCAACAAGGTCATTCTCGTCGGCAATCTCGGCGCCGATCCCGAAGTGCGTTATCTGCCGAGCGGCGACGCGGTGGCGAACATCCGCCTCGCGACGACCGACCGCTACAAGGACAAGGCGTCCGGCGAATTCAAGGAAATGACCGAATGGCACCGCGTCGCGTTCTTCGGGCGCCTTGCCGAGATCGTCAGCGAGTATCTGAAGAAGGGCTCGTCGGTGTACATCGAAGGCCGGATTCGCACGCGCAAGTGGCAAGGCCAGGACGGCCAGGACCGTTACTCGACCGAAATCGTCGCCGACCAGATGCAGATGCTCGGCGGCCGCGGCGGTTCGGGCGGCGGTGGCGGCGGTGACGACGGCGGCTACGGTGGCGGCGGCGGTTACGGCGGCGGCCGCGACATGGAGCGCGGCGGTGGTGGCGGTGGCCGTGCGTCGGGCGGCGGCGGCGCGGGCGCGCGCAGCGGCGGTGGCGGTGGCGGTGGCGGCGCGAGCCGGCCGAGCGCGCCGGCGGGCGGCGGATTCGACGAGATGGATGACGATATTCCGTTCTGAGCCGCGCAAGCGCAGCATGCAGCAATCAACCCCGCCCTTGCGCGGGGTTTTTCATTTCTCCGTCGCGCGAACGGACGACGCGAACCCGGCCGCGCTTTAAAGCGCCGGCGTTCACGCCTTGCCGACGGCGGCCGCGCCGAACACTTCGTCGAACAGCGCGAGCATCATCGTCCATGCCCGCCGATCCGCGGCGGGGCTGTAGCCGTAGCCGGGTTTGTTCCATCCGTCGGCGTCGGGGTTCGTGTACGCATGCCCGACGCCGCCGAAGAGATGAAGCTGCCAGTCCACCCGCTTTCTCTGCATTTCCGCCGCGAACGCGGCCCTGTCGTCCGCAGGCACGTCGGGGTCCTGGTCGCCGATCATCATCAGGACCTTGGCGCGGATCGGTTGATCCTGACTGCCCGCCGGACGCATCAAGCCGGGATGAAAGCCGACCGCGCAGCGAACGGGTGCGCCGCCTCGCGCGAGTTCGAGCGCGCTGATGCCGCCTTGGCAAAAGCCGATCGCGGCGATCCGCTCCCGGTCCACGCCCGGCTGTTCCATCAGGGCCGAGAGCGCCGCGCTCGCGCGAGCGTGCATGAGGCCCGGCGCGGACATCAATTCGATATGCCGGCTTATTGCTTCCTGCATCGAGAATCCCTCGGCGCCGTACATATCGAGGGCGAGCGCGGCGTAGCCCAGTTCGGCCAGGCGCCTTGTTCTTGCACGTATATGCTCGTTGATCCCGAAAGCCTCGTGCGCGACCAAAATCGCGGGCTTCTTCGTGTTCGGCGCGCCGTCGGCGAAATATCCCGTCAGCTTGGCGCCTTCGCAATCGTAGGCTATCGCGCGTGTCTCCATCGTCGGACTTCTCCTGGGGCGGTAGTGAGAGGTGGCGTCGACGGATGTTACGAGAATTCGGAGCCGCTCCGTTCCGAGGCCGCTACCGAGCAACCGTGACGATCGACGACGCGTTCAGGCAGCCTTTGCTTTCGAGATCATCGCAAATTCCCGAAACGTTCCGTTTCCCACATACTTGAACTTGTCCCTGCGCTGCGCCGCTGACCGGGTTCATCGCAGGCGGGCGCGCGACGGGGAAGAAGCGAAGGCGCGTCGCGCACATTCCACGGCGCGGACAAAACAACGCAATAACAAGAAGAGCGGGGCAATTCGATGAATCCATTTTTCGGCACGCAGCGCGAATGGCAGGAAGTACCGGTTCCGGCGCGGGCGTACGCACGGCTCGACAACATTCACCTGCCTCATGCGGATGCGCCCGATCGGCAAGCGGCGCTCCGCTTCGATCTGATCGACGCCGACTGGCTCGACGATCAGGCGAGAGCCGACAATCCGCTGTTCGATCTCGGGCGTCGGCACCGCATGCACGCTGCGTGGAAGCGCTGGTTCGCCGCCGCGCGGGACGGCGAAGCGGACGACCCGTTCCGCGCGGCGCCGTTGTATGTGCTCGAGGTGAGCGTGCCGTTCGACGCACGCGAATGGCGCAAGCGTCTCGGTTTGACGCGGGAAGCGATGGCGAACGACGCTCACGGCGAAATCCTGGCGGCGTTTCGCCGGCGCTGGTATGAACTGACGGTGTTGCGCGAAGCCGACGCGCGGGCGGGGGCGATGTTCGGCTTGCTCCATCGCGGCATCGCCGACGAGGGGCTGCGGGTTTGCTGCTTCGCCGCGCTCGCGCCGGCCGCACGTGCGGCCGGGTTGACGGCGCTCGGCACGCTGGCGGGCAGCCCGGCGCTGACGAGCGCGAGCCTGAAGCCGCTCGTGCGCGACGTGCGGGCGACGTATCTGGGCGTCTACGACGTCGGGCAGGCGAATGCCAATGCGCTGCTGGGCGGGATACGCGGGCGGGACCTTCATGGGGTGGTTCGGCACGGCGTGTTTCCGACGCTCTATTTCGATCTGGGCATGCCGTTGCAGTCGCAGCGCCACACGGCGCCGACGAACGTTCGCTTCTGCTTCACGGACGAACCGGTCATCGTCCTTTCGCACTGGCACGACGATCACCTGGGCGGCGTTTCGTTGCCGACGGCGCCCGGCTGCCCGAGTGCCGAACAGATGGACTGGATCGTGCCCGACTACTCGCTCGCGACGCGGCACAAGGCGCTGGTGACGGCGATCTGGGCGGCGGGTGGCAGCGTTCACGTATTCAGCGCGTCGCCGGCCGGCCGGCGGTTGCAGGCCACGACGGCGAGCGGGCATCTGCTGACGCTCACGCGCGGCACCGCGCGAGATCCGAACAACGGCGGCATCATCATGCAGGTGAGTTCAGTGCAGCCAAAGGCGCGCCGCTCCGCCGATCGCCCCCGAAGCTGGCTGCTGCCCGGCGACTGCGAGTACAAGCATTTTCCTTCGACTTTCAAGCCGACGAACGTGATCGCGCTCGTCGCGCCGCATCACGGCGCGGACCTGAAGAAGGGATCGGTTCCGGTGCCGCCCGCCGCGAGCGGTTATTTGCGGCTCGTCTATTCGTTCGGGCGAGACAACAAGTACGAACATCCGCGTCAGGGCTTCGTCGATGCGCATCATGCCGCCGGCTGGACCCATCCGGTTGCGGCGGCGACGGGGGCGATCGAATGCGTGTCGGGAAACTGCGTGCGCACGACCAACGAGCATTCGCCGTTGCCCGCGAAGCCGACGGGCGTGCTGGTGGGATGGTCGAAGGCGCCGCTTTCGGTTCCAGCCTGCACGTTGAGCGGCGGCGCGGCGAGTTGCACGCTGCCGCTCGCGAAAGTCTGAGCTGCCGTCACGGGCGTTCGGTCGATCGATCCGTCGCCGGCGTCGACCGTTCGGGCGAGGCCGGCGATGGCGGCGTTTGGGGCGATGCGTTCGGCGCTTTCGGTGCGTTCGGTTCGCGGTCGCTGGCGCGACGCGAGCCGGCCGTGACGTTCGCCCGTGTGGTCAATCGAACGCGCCGGCTTCGAGATCTTTCCTGAAATGCTGGAGCCAGTCGCTTGCATCGCCGAGCGGATATTCCCGCGTTGCGTGCGTCGAGCGTCGGGTGATCGTGACGAAGCCGGTCTGGCCGATGTTCTCGTCGCCCTTCGGATCCGTCGTGTCCGTCTCGCGAAGGGTGAAGTCACTCCCCGACAGTCCGCGGCCGTGCAGCGCCGCGAGATATCCGTCGTGTTCGTTCGGTTCGATCAATCGCATGATTGCGCTCCCGTGCGTGCGGTGTTTGATGAGCGTGTGTTTGCGCGTATCGCGGCGGTGAAGCCATCGCCGGCGGCGCGTGCTCGTTTGCGCCGGCCGCCGAATGACGGCGGTTTGCCTGTCTCGCGTGGCTGCGTGCGCTGCACGATGATTGCGCGAAGCGGGAAGGGCGTTATCGACGCAGGCCCTTCATGTTTTCCGCTTCCATCGCCGCTCGCCATTCCTCGCGCGCCTCGATCGGGTCCATCTCGTCTTCGACCGACGACATCGCGCGTTCGGCGACGGCCCGCGCTTCGTCCGACAGGAAATCGGAATCGGCGGCCTCGTCTTCGGGCGGCAGCATCATGTCGCGAATCATCGCCTCCAGTTCCGGCGTGTCCCACGGCAGGCCGCGCTGCGTTCGGACCTTGATGTAATGCATGACTTCAGCGTTCTGCTCGGGCGTCAACGGCAAGCCGCGGAAGGTGCTTTCAGGGTCGGGAGCAATCATGATGTGTTCTCCGGCTTTGGCGGCTTTAGTGTAGCGCTGTGGCTGGGGGGAGGGGATAGGGGAGGTTGATGGTTGTCGGGTTGGGGGCGTTGTTTGCGAGCCTCTTCAACTTGAGCGGGGCAAAGCGGCTTCGCCAGAGTTTGTTCGTTATGGAGGATTGGCTGCTATCGACCCTCTTCGGCCGTTGCGACGCGATGTGCCGAACGGCGGGTACGGTCAAGGAGCCGATATCGCGCGATTGCCTGACCAGAAGCGCAATATGACGAAGAATGGCCGGGTGCAGATCGGCGGCTTTCGGCGCACCCCTGCAGAAAGCAGAAATCGAGGTATGAGATTCGAATGGCAAATCGCGGCCGGGGTGGGCATGAAAATCTCCCGCGGGAACAAATCAAATGCTTTTCGAAGCGCTTCGTTTGGCGCGTGTCGCCCGCTTCTTCTCGCCCGGCGCGACGACCTGGGAGACGTTGAAGGTCTCGACGATCGGCTGGGGGCCCATCGCGGATTGCTCGCGGATTGTGCGAGCGAGCTCGCGCAGGCGCGTGAGGACCGTTTCATACGGGATGAAGGTTTTGCCGTCCTCGAGCAGCCAACCCTCTTTGGACGTGTCAGGAATTTCGTGTGCTGAGGCCGGTTAAAGGTCTCAGTTGATGGCGGAGGTGAATCGCTCGCCGAACAGAATGGCGAACTGATTAACTGCTTGCCGCCAAGTGATAGGCGGCATCTTCCAATCCTTTTCGATGTTGCGCAAGGCCAGATACAGCAGTTTGCTGGCGGCTTCGTCGCTCGGGAAGTGGCCGCGGTTCTTGACGATCTTGCGCAACTGCATGTGCATGCTCTCGATAGCGTTTGTCGTATATACGATTCGACGCACCTCCGGCGGATAGGCAAAGAAGGGAATCACCTGTTCCCATTGGCGCTGCCACATGGCCGCGACGGTAGGGAATTTGCGGCCCCACTCGCTCTGCGCAAAGGCGTCGAGCGCCGCTGCCGCCGCCTCGGCCGTGGCGGCCTGGTAGATCGGCTTGATCGCGGCAGCCAGCGGCTTGCGATCCTTCCAGCTCGCCAGATTCAGCGAATTGCGGATCAGATGCACGATGCAGGTCTGGATTTGGGCGGCCGGATAGACCGCCTCGATCGCTTCGGGGAAGCCGCGCAACCCATCGACCACCGCGATCAGGATGTCGTGCAAGCCGCGGTTCTTCAGCTCGTTGAAGACCTTCAGCCAGAACTTGGCGCCTTCGGTTTGCTCGATCCACAAACCCAGTACTTCCTTGCGGCCGTCGGCGCGGATGCCCAGCGCCAGATAGACCGCCTTGTTCTTGACCGTGCCTTCGTCGCGGATCTTCAGCCGCAGCGCGTCGAAGTACACAATCGGATACATGGCCTCGAGCGGGCGCTGCTGCCACTGTTCGACGTCGGCCAGCACCTCGTCGGTGACCGTCGAAATCAGGTCGGGCGACACCTGCAACCCGTACAGTTCCAGCAGATGGCCCTGAATCTCGCGAACGCTCATGCCGCGCGCATACATGCTGATCACGTGGTCGTCGAAGCCTGGCAGCCGGCGTTGGTACTTGCCAACCAACTGCGGCTCAAACGTCGCCTGTCGATCGCGCGGAATATCCAGCTTCAGTTCGCCGTTGGG
Above is a window of Burkholderia thailandensis E264 DNA encoding:
- a CDS encoding AI-2E family transporter gives rise to the protein MEKQSEPTREPQTREPHLRSVRLTSDFSLPKLSAIEIGSYLLALFGLWLVLHLKLLGGLLAGLLVYQLVHMIAPAIERHMSSQRARWVAVVLLSAAIVGGLAGLTIAVIEHFEHTVPNAQNLLGQVMQIVDQARTRTPEWISNLLPVDAEQMRAKATGLMNKHMDQLQQGGKSVARGFGHVLFGMIIGAMIAIGVDRHKLRQPLSTALVARISRFSDSFRRIVFAQIKISALNAFFTALYLLVALPIFHQRLPLSKTLVLVTFIAGLLPVVGNLISNTLIVAVSLSVSMGTAIASLVFLVVIHKLEYFLNAKIIGGQIESRAWELLLAMLVMEAAFGVPGVIAAPIFYAYVKRELIYLRLI
- the uvrA gene encoding excinuclease ABC subunit UvrA: MEQIRIRGARTHNLKNVNLDLPRHKLIVITGLSGSGKSSLAFDTLYAEGQRRYVESLSAYARQFLQLMEKPDVDLIEGLSPAISIEQKATSHNPRSTVGTVTEIHDYLRLLYARVGTPYCPDHEIPLEAQSVSQMVDAALALPEETKLMILAPVVANRKGEHAELFDEMQAQGFVRFRVRSGGGAANEGVAKIYEVDSLPKLKKNDKHTIDVVVDRLKVRADMKQRLAESFETALRLADGRAIALEMDTDREHLFSSKFACPVCSYSLQELEPRLFSFNNPMGACPECDGLGQITFFDPKRVVAHPSLSLAAGAVKGWDRRNQFYFQMLQSLAAFYDFDIDTAFEDLPEKIRKILLYGSGKQTIPFSYINERGRTTIREHVFEGIIPNLERRYRETDSAAVREELAKYQNNQPCPSCDGTRLRREARFVRVGQGDYARAIYEVSGWPLRDALGYFDGLTLDGAKREIADKVIKEIVARLTFLNNVGLDYLSLERSAETLSGGEAQRIRLASQIGSGLTGVMYVLDEPSIGLHQRDNDRLIGTLKHLRDLGNSVIVVEHDEDMIRTADYVVDMGPGAGEHGGVVVAEGTPKQVQANGDSLTGQYLVGKRTIEYPDERISPDAQRMLRIVDAHGNNLKHVDLDLPVGLLTCITGVSGSGKSTLINDTLYNAVARHLYGSATEPAPHESIEGLEHFDKVINVDQSPIGRTPRSNPATYTGLFTPIRELFAGVPASKERGYDPGRFSFNVKGGRCESCQGDGVLKVEMHFLPDVYVPCDVCHGKRYNRETLEVQYKGKNISEVLDMTVEHAYEFFNAVPVVARKLKTLLDVGLGYIRLGQSATTLSGGEAQRVKLSLELSKRDTGRTLYILDEPTTGLHFHDIALLLEVIHRLRDQGNTVVIIEHNLDVIKTADWVIDLGPEGGAGGGQIIAQGTPEQVAKTKASFTGKYLAPLLKRKK
- a CDS encoding MFS transporter: MSNPSATSTRMSAPELRATTSLAAIFALRMLGLFMIMPVFSVYAKTIPGGDNVVLVGIALGAYGVTQSLLYIFYGWASDKFGRKPVIAAGLLIFALGSFVAAFAHDITWIIVGRVIQGMGAVSSAVLAFIADLTSEHNRTKAMAMVGGSIGVSFAVAIVGAPIVFHWVGMSGLFAIVGALSVVAIGVVLWVVPDAPRPVHVPAPFAEVLHNVELLRLNFGVLVLHATQTALFLVVPRLLVDGGLPVASHWQVYLPVMGLAFVMMVPAIIVAEKQGKMKPVLLGGIAAILIGQLLLGMATHTILIVAAILFIYFLGFNILEASQPSLVSKLAPGSRKGAATGVYNTTQSIGLALGGVVGGVLLKHGGPDTVFFACSALVAVWLIIAAGMKQPPRKA
- a CDS encoding single-stranded DNA-binding protein, which produces MASVNKVILVGNLGADPEVRYLPSGDAVANIRLATTDRYKDKASGEFKEMTEWHRVAFFGRLAEIVSEYLKKGSSVYIEGRIRTRKWQGQDGQDRYSTEIVADQMQMLGGRGGSGGGGGGDDGGYGGGGGYGGGRDMERGGGGGGRASGGGGAGARSGGGGGGGGASRPSAPAGGGFDEMDDDIPF
- a CDS encoding dienelactone hydrolase family protein; the protein is METRAIAYDCEGAKLTGYFADGAPNTKKPAILVAHEAFGINEHIRARTRRLAELGYAALALDMYGAEGFSMQEAISRHIELMSAPGLMHARASAALSALMEQPGVDRERIAAIGFCQGGISALELARGGAPVRCAVGFHPGLMRPAGSQDQPIRAKVLMMIGDQDPDVPADDRAAFAAEMQRKRVDWQLHLFGGVGHAYTNPDADGWNKPGYGYSPAADRRAWTMMLALFDEVFGAAAVGKA
- a CDS encoding IS256 family transposase, which produces MTFERTSDRPPTTTSDLQLLARRRIEVIQHDLIHGKFAQGDTLKLLPHENSVQRWIATQLEARQKEAYNHRNGTSAKTVLTPNGELKLDIPRDRQATFEPQLVGKYQRRLPGFDDHVISMYARGMSVREIQGHLLELYGLQVSPDLISTVTDEVLADVEQWQQRPLEAMYPIVYFDALRLKIRDEGTVKNKAVYLALGIRADGRKEVLGLWIEQTEGAKFWLKVFNELKNRGLHDILIAVVDGLRGFPEAIEAVYPAAQIQTCIVHLIRNSLNLASWKDRKPLAAAIKPIYQAATAEAAAAALDAFAQSEWGRKFPTVAAMWQRQWEQVIPFFAYPPEVRRIVYTTNAIESMHMQLRKIVKNRGHFPSDEAASKLLYLALRNIEKDWKMPPITWRQAVNQFAILFGERFTSAIN